The proteins below are encoded in one region of Microbispora sp. NBC_01189:
- a CDS encoding penicillin-binding protein 2 — protein sequence MLRLGNPVRRLRAAMLVMAIVLSLFAGRLVQLQGLDSKVLQAKAVQQRVQPEILPARRGAITDAEGNELAVTVEAREVYVDPKDVDPAKRDLVATTLARELNKPKQDIDAALAKVTQRYIPLARDVAPLRAKRIMGFKLRGVGTKETYRRLYPGKSLAGGLIGFTGVDGRGLEGLESAYNDVLAGRDGKQSIELGANRQRIPMTRSQLEAPVPGRDVRLTIVRDLQWAAEQTLARRVRDTGARSGSVIVMDIPTGRILAMANAPQADLNDWQSAPADDRANRAVSEIFEPGSTNKVITAAAAMEAGVVTPDTVFRVPDHIQCADQQLKDAHPHGPESMTFTGVLAESSNVGTIMAAEKISSQRLYDMFRSFGFGARSGSGVPGEQDGLLPRWETWSGSQRCTIAYGQGISVTALQMASVYQTIANGGVRVTPSIVAGTTDAHGAFVPAPAGRSTRVISETSARRIALMLEAAVGHEGTGQEASIEGYRVAGKTGTAMRYDEKCAGYCGYTATFVGFAPADQPRLMALAVIQDPKKDHYGGAVAAPVFKDVMTFALKNRKIPPTGTKAPAMVLRPAG from the coding sequence GTGCTGCGGCTGGGCAACCCCGTACGGCGGCTGCGGGCGGCGATGCTGGTGATGGCGATCGTGCTGTCGTTGTTCGCCGGACGGCTCGTGCAGTTGCAGGGGCTCGACTCGAAGGTGCTCCAGGCGAAGGCCGTGCAGCAGCGGGTGCAGCCGGAGATCCTGCCGGCGCGGCGCGGCGCGATCACCGACGCGGAGGGCAACGAGCTCGCGGTGACGGTCGAGGCCAGGGAGGTCTACGTCGACCCCAAGGACGTCGACCCGGCCAAGCGCGACCTGGTCGCCACCACGCTGGCGCGCGAGCTGAACAAGCCCAAACAGGACATCGACGCCGCGCTGGCCAAGGTCACCCAGCGCTACATCCCGCTGGCCCGCGACGTCGCGCCGCTGCGGGCCAAGCGAATCATGGGGTTCAAGCTCAGGGGCGTGGGCACCAAGGAGACCTACCGCCGTCTCTACCCCGGCAAGTCGCTCGCGGGCGGCCTGATCGGCTTCACCGGCGTGGACGGCCGGGGCCTGGAGGGCCTGGAGAGCGCGTACAACGACGTCCTCGCGGGCCGGGACGGCAAGCAGAGCATCGAGCTCGGCGCGAACCGCCAGCGCATCCCGATGACGCGCAGCCAGCTCGAGGCGCCGGTGCCCGGGCGGGACGTCCGGCTGACCATCGTCCGGGACCTGCAGTGGGCCGCCGAGCAGACGCTGGCCCGGCGGGTGCGCGACACCGGGGCGCGCAGCGGCAGCGTGATCGTGATGGACATCCCCACCGGCCGGATCCTCGCCATGGCCAACGCGCCCCAGGCCGACCTCAACGACTGGCAGTCCGCTCCGGCCGACGATCGCGCCAACCGCGCGGTGTCGGAGATCTTCGAGCCGGGCAGCACCAACAAGGTCATCACGGCCGCCGCGGCGATGGAGGCGGGGGTGGTCACGCCGGACACCGTCTTCCGGGTGCCCGACCACATCCAGTGCGCCGACCAGCAGCTGAAGGACGCCCATCCGCACGGGCCCGAGTCGATGACGTTCACCGGCGTCCTCGCGGAGTCGAGCAACGTGGGCACCATCATGGCGGCGGAGAAGATCTCCAGTCAGCGGTTGTACGACATGTTCCGGTCCTTCGGGTTCGGCGCGCGCAGCGGGTCGGGCGTCCCCGGCGAGCAGGACGGCCTGCTGCCGCGGTGGGAGACGTGGTCGGGCAGCCAGCGCTGTACGATCGCCTACGGCCAGGGCATCTCGGTCACCGCGCTGCAGATGGCCAGCGTCTACCAGACGATCGCCAACGGAGGAGTGCGGGTGACCCCCTCGATCGTGGCGGGCACCACCGACGCGCACGGCGCGTTCGTCCCCGCTCCGGCCGGCAGGAGCACACGGGTGATCAGCGAGACGTCCGCCCGGCGCATCGCGCTCATGCTGGAGGCCGCGGTCGGCCACGAGGGCACGGGACAGGAGGCCTCGATCGAGGGCTACCGTGTCGCGGGCAAGACCGGCACCGCCATGCGGTACGACGAGAAGTGCGCGGGATACTGCGGATACACCGCGACGTTCGTGGGCTTCGCCCCCGCGGACCAGCCCCGGCTGATGGCCCTGGCCGTCATCCAGGATCCCAAGAAGGACCACTACGGCGGCGCCGTCGCCGCCCCGGTGTTCAAGGACGTCATGACTTTCGCGTTGAAGAACAGGAAGATCCCCCCGACCGGCACGAAGGCGCCCGCGATGGTCCTTCGCCCCGCGGGGTGA